A segment of the Candidatus Deferrimicrobium sp. genome:
CTTCTCCGTCCGGTAGATCTGGTCGGAAAGGTCCTGCCGGATCATCGGCTGGTTCGTCGGCACGATGGTCACAGCGAGCTTGTAGATTTGCTGGAACTCGGCCGCCTCGGTGTCGGCTGTCCCGGTCATGCCGGCCAGCTTGTCGAACATTCGGAAGTAGTTCTGGAAGGTGATGGTCGCCAGCGTCTGGTTCTCGTTCTCGATCTTGACCCCTTCCTTGGCCTCCACCGCCTGGTGCAGACCGTCGGACCAGCGCCGCCCCGGCATGAGCCGCCCGGTGAACTCGTCGACGATGACGACCTCGCCGTCCTTCACCATGTAGTCCACGTCCCGATGGAAGAGGATGTGGGCCTTGAGCGCCTGGTTCACGTGGTGTAGCACCTCAATGTTGCCCGGGTCGTAGAGGTTGTCGACCGACAGAAGACGTTCGAGCTTGGGGATCCCGGCATCCTCGGTGAGGATCACCTGGCGGGCCTTCTCGTCGACCGTGTAGTCGCTGTCCTTCTTGAGGAACGGGATGACGGAGTTCACCCGGGTGTAGAAGGAGGTGGACTCCTCCGCGGGGCCGGAAATGATGAGCGGCGTCCGCGCCTCGTCGATCAGGATCGAGTCGACCTCGTCCACGATCGCGTAATGGAGGTCCCGCTGCACCATGTCTTCCACCGTGAATTTCATGTTGTCCCGAAGGTAGTCGAAGCCGAACTCGTTGTTCGTCCCGTAGGTGATGTCGCACCGGTAGGACGCATGGCGCTCCGTGTCGTCCATCCCGTGGACGATGACGCCCACGGACATTCCGAGGGCCCGGTAGAGCCGCCCCATCCATTCCGCGTCGCGCCGCGCAAGGTAGTCGTTCACGGTCACGAGGTGGACGCCCCGCCCCGTCAGGGCGTTCAGGACGATCGGGAGGGTGGCCACGAGCGTCTTCCCCTCGCCGGTCCGCATCTCGGCGATCCGGCCCTCGTGGAGGATGACGCCGCCCACCAACTGGACGTCGAAGTGGCGCATGTCGAGGACGCGCTTCCCGGCTTCCCGGACGACGGCGAACGTCTCCGGGAGGAGGTCGTCCAGCGGTTCGCCGTTTTCCACCCTCTGGCGGAATTCGGCGATCTTCGCCGCGAGACGGTCGTCGGGGAGGGATCCGACCGACGACTCGAGCTCGTTCACCCGGTCCACGGTCGGGCGGATGCGGTCGAGAATCCGCTCGTTCTGCGTGCCAAACATCTTTTTCAGGAAGTTTTCGAGCATGATGGGGGGCCCCGCGGACGATCCGTCAGTTCAGGAAGCGCGCGGGGTTCACCGGGAGGCCGTTCACGCGGACCTCGTAGTGCAGGTGGGGCCCTGTGGAACGCCCCGTGGAACCGACTTTCCCTACTTCCTCTCCCCTGTTGACGAACGCCCCCTCTTCAACGCTGGATGACGACATGTGGGCATAGACGGATCGGTACCCCGCCCCGTGGTCGACCACGACGACGTTCCCGTACTGGGCCTCGTAGCCGCTCTTCACCACGACCCCCGAGGCCGACGCCAGGACCGGCGCCCCCGTCTGCGCGACGATGTCCAGGCCATGGTGGAAGACCGGGGTTTGGGTGAACGGGGAGATACGCACCCCGAACACGGAGGACAGGATCCCCCGCACGGGCCAGCCGCCCGGAACGCTTTCGAGGAGCAGCCTGCGGCTGTCGAGGGTTTCGCCGAGGACGTCGAGATCGTTCACGTCGACCAGGAGTTCTTTCTTCATCCGGTCGAACTTGAGATCGAGGAGCTTGTCGAGCCGGTTCGCAGCCGACACCTCGGGAGTCTCCGCCCCGCCGACTCCGCGGGACGAATTCTTCCGGAGGGAGTCGTTCGCCATCACCAGCGACCGGATCCGGTTGTCCATGGCGCGGAGCCGCTCGACCTCGGCCGACAACCCTTCGAACTTGGCGTCGAGATGGTAAAGAGAGAGGTTCTGTTCGGACACCCGTTCGCGCAAGGCCCGCAACTCATGCAATTTCGATATGTTGTCGCGGATATCGTAGATTCCCTGGGTCAGAAGGACGAAGAGGACCCCGAGAACGGAGGCGGCGACCATCGCGGCGGTGCGCCCGACCCGGATCTCCAGGGATCGACCGGCATACCCGACGCGGAATGTGAACAGGTGATCCCCGGACAACGCAGCCCACCCCCATTGCGGAAAGGAAAAGAGAGGGCAGGGTAGCACACCGCGATCGTCGCTGTCAACGGGATGGAAACCAAAAGAAAAACGACGAGATGCGCTGTCATTCACCCACCGCCTTCTTCTTGGACCCCCGGGCCGGTTCCCGGTTCTTGGAGACGACCGGGTCCACGATCTCGCCGCAGTTCACACACCTCCACGCGTAGAACAGGGTCAGCATATCCTGGAAGCGCTCGAATACCATTGCGCCGTCGCAGCGCGGGCATCGCACTTTTTTATCGTTGGTCGCCATTCTCCATTCCCTCCCGTACGTTTATTGATGCCCCGGGAACGGTTTTGGTTCCAATTGCCGGTTGCGGATTCTTTCCCCCTTCATATAGGATGTCAGGTGTCTGTGGAGAAAGCCCCTCGGCAAGGAGAACCTCGAAAAAATGGCGAAGAAACGGCTGGGGGAGTTCCTCCTCGAGACCGGCCTCCTTGGGGAGGAAGATCTCACGCGAGCCCTCGCGGCGCAGCGCACGAAGCGGGGGAAGCTCGGGGAGGTGATCGTCAACCTCGGGCTGGCCACGGAGCAGGAGGTCGCCCAGGTCCTCTCCCTGCAGCTCGGCATCCCCATGATCGATCTGAAGAACACCCCCGTGGAGCCCCAGGCGATCGATCTCATCCAGGAAAAAGTCGCCCGGAAACACCTCATCATTCCCGTCGCGATCGATCTCCGCGACCTGCACATCGCGATGGCCGACCCCTTGAGCTTCGAGGCGTTCGAGGACGTCCGGTTCGCCTCCGGCTACACCATCAAGCCGTTCATCGCCCCCCGGTCCGACGTCCTCTGGGCCATCGACCAGCACTACCACCTCGGCTCGTCCCTCAGCACCATCGTCCAGGACATCGTGGACGAGCGCCAGGTCGAGGTGGTGCACGACTCCCAGGACGTGGAGGGAAAGGACCTCGACGACCTGCGGAAGAAGTCCGAGGCCGCCCCCGTCATCCGGATGGTGAACCTGATCGTCGCCGGGGCGGTCGACCAGGGGGCCTCCGACATCCACGTGGAGCCGACGAAGACGGACCTCCAGATCCGTCATCGGGTCGACGGCCTCCTGCGCAAGACGATGGACCTTCCGAAGTGGGTCCAGGGGGCGGTCGTGTCGCGGATCAAGATCATGGCGAGGATGGACATCGCCGAGAAGCGGCTGCCGCAGGATGGCCGGATCGGCGTCCGCGTGGGGGGACGCAGCCTCGACCTGCGGGTCTCCACGATCCCGGCCAGTTACGGGGAGAAAGTGGTCATCCGGATCCTCGACTCCGTCAACGCGAACATCCCTCTGGATTTGATCGGGTTTTCCCCCGGGGAACTCGCGACGATGGAGGATATCATCTCCCGTCCCCAAGGGATCATCCTGATCACCGGGCCCACCGGATCGGGCAAGACGACCACCCTCT
Coding sequences within it:
- a CDS encoding ATPase, T2SS/T4P/T4SS family; the encoded protein is MAKKRLGEFLLETGLLGEEDLTRALAAQRTKRGKLGEVIVNLGLATEQEVAQVLSLQLGIPMIDLKNTPVEPQAIDLIQEKVARKHLIIPVAIDLRDLHIAMADPLSFEAFEDVRFASGYTIKPFIAPRSDVLWAIDQHYHLGSSLSTIVQDIVDERQVEVVHDSQDVEGKDLDDLRKKSEAAPVIRMVNLIVAGAVDQGASDIHVEPTKTDLQIRHRVDGLLRKTMDLPKWVQGAVVSRIKIMARMDIAEKRLPQDGRIGVRVGGRSLDLRVSTIPASYGEKVVIRILDSVNANIPLDLIGFSPGELATMEDIISRPQGIILITGPTGSGKTTTLYGILNRIKSVDHNITAIEDPIEYELAGINQVAVQEKIGLSFAVMLRSILRQDPDVIMLGEMRDLDTTTIAVQAALTGHLVLSTIHTNSSAATITRLRDLGVPSYMISSTIVGIVAQRLVRKICQKCKVKADPSERDILRLGIASNVPVYRGAGCSECGGTGYKGRTGIYEILTITRPIRDLIAGNATENEIRQAAISGGMGTLGRSALEKVTSGITTTDEVYRVVETDADFASACPQCATSMESDFVMCPSCGYSASAACPGCSRMISPKWKFCPYCRQDLLKPEARRNSA
- a CDS encoding M23 family metallopeptidase, which encodes MSGDHLFTFRVGYAGRSLEIRVGRTAAMVAASVLGVLFVLLTQGIYDIRDNISKLHELRALRERVSEQNLSLYHLDAKFEGLSAEVERLRAMDNRIRSLVMANDSLRKNSSRGVGGAETPEVSAANRLDKLLDLKFDRMKKELLVDVNDLDVLGETLDSRRLLLESVPGGWPVRGILSSVFGVRISPFTQTPVFHHGLDIVAQTGAPVLASASGVVVKSGYEAQYGNVVVVDHGAGYRSVYAHMSSSSVEEGAFVNRGEEVGKVGSTGRSTGPHLHYEVRVNGLPVNPARFLN